Proteins encoded by one window of Lathyrus oleraceus cultivar Zhongwan6 chromosome 1, CAAS_Psat_ZW6_1.0, whole genome shotgun sequence:
- the LOC127093069 gene encoding uncharacterized protein LOC127093069, which translates to MHNSVDDTSTDDSISDSSCEFNVADGNYDSSSSLDDDEAFQYNSSSIDSCNIDYSDIGDPTVECTHCGALMWYQEKTKKGKNCSVPKFQLCCGNGKVVLPLLKTPPLLLRRLLFDNSESESINYQQYCRLYNMIFAFTSSGMKVDNRFQDGRGPPNLRIHGQVCYRIGSMLPLPGESPKFAQLYIFDTDNEVQNRIEAIGNNPYIIPDTVKRLKFMLDKFNTHAKSFRMAADRLKNCSLPDLKLKLVSDRSTDGRIYNHPTVSEVAALIVGDVDTGYKRDILLERQSGQLKRISEFHPSYLSYQYPLLFPYGEDGFRVGVLLRETNSKKPMKRNKLTIREWLAFRIQSRNNEAQTLLLSRRLFQQFLVDGFTMMESQRLNYIRKHQKRLRVSKYGNLNDGEQNANTQGSNKGKRVVLPSTYVGSRRFMEQLYFDGMAICSHFGFPDLFITFTCNPNWPEIQRLVAKNNLNSQDRPDIISRVFKIKFDELLCDLTKKHVLGRVVAYIYTIEFQKRGLPHSHILLFLHPSSKYPTPDDIDKIISAEIPTEQDDKPLYDLVKTHMIHGPCGIANRSSPCMKDGKCSKYFPKKFQPQTIVDQDGYPMYRRRETGNTVMKKQVQLDNMYVVPYNPYLLKKYQAHVNMEWCNQSTSIKYLFKYINKGYDRITAAVVQTESDGTSVIRNVDEIKQYLDCRYVSPSEACWRLFSFPIHCRSPAVERLYFHLEGDNSVYYTDYELIDEVLDKPSVKESMFTAWMEANKIYFEAQNLTYSQFLTKFVYDRRYRRWRPRKRGHTIGRLIWVPPSTGELYYLRMMLTVVKGPTCYEDIKFVDGKVQDSFRDACFHMGFLNDDSEYVAAINEVKDWGSGHFLRKLFVTMLLSGTVNRPRHVWEQTWRTLSDGILYQQRQNTNRRELQLSDTELKNLTLIEIENMMQSNRRSLHEFTCMPYPDSYVTKHVGNRLIYDELDYNAEKEQKNFEELFHALTDEQLAIYHTIMDVVNKKRGGVFFLHGYGGTGKTFMWRTLSSALRSQEKIVLIVASSGIASLLLPGGRTAHSKFKIPVPTLDNSTCNIDKDTDHSQLLEATDVIIWDEAPMSYRHCFEALDKTLKDVMSKKGFQNAIFGGKVVVFGGDFRQILPVVPRASRSDIVHASISSSYVWEYCQVLKLTKNMRLRHGRDNTSSDELAKFSKWILQVGDGKISEPNDGLVDIEIPKELLISNFEDPIRAIVDYTYPNLLEKFQDVTFLQGKAILASTIEVVDRINHYILDLILGEEKEYLSFNSIDRTNTTYNESYEVLTPEFLSKLRTSGIPNHKIKLKVGTPIMLMRNLDQVDGLCNGTRLIVTRLANHVIEAKIMSGKNIGNIFYIPRMYMSPSDSPWPFKLIRRQFPIIFSYAMTINKSQGQSLDSVGLYLPTPVFSHGQLYVAISRVKSKSGLKILIHDKDNSPCSTTTNVVYKEVFEALG; encoded by the exons ATGCATAACTCTGTTGATGATACATCCACTGATGATTCTATCAGTGACAGCTCTTGCGAATTTAATGTTGCAGATGGAAATTATGATTCCAGTTCCAGTCTTGATGATGACGAAGCCTTTCAATACAATTCCTCATCAATTGATTCTTGCAATATTG ATTATTCTGATATTGGTGATCCTACGGTTGAGTGCACACATTGTGGAGCACTTATGTGGTATcaagaaaaaacaaagaaaggAAAGAATTGTTCAGTTCCTAAGTTCCAACTATGTTGCGGAAACGGAAAAGTTGTTTTGCCACTTTTGAAAACACCACCATTATTACTTCGGCGTTTATTGTTTGATAATAGCGAAAGCGAAAGTATAAATTATCAGCAATATTGTCGATTGTACAACATGATATTTGCTTTTACATCATCGGGTATGAAGGTCGACAACAGATTTCAAGATGGAAGGGGACCACCTAATCTAAGAATACATGGACAAGTCTGCTATCGGATTGGGAGCATGCTTCCTTTACCTGGAGAATCTCCAAAGTTTGCTCAACTATACATTTTCGACACCGACAATGAGGTTCAGAATAGAATTGAAGCAATAGG GAACAACCCCTATATTATTCCAGATACTGTTAAAAGATTGAAGTTTATGTTAGATAAGTTCAACACACATGCTAAGTCTTTTAGGATGGCAGCAGATAGATTGAAAAATTGCAGTTTACCTGATCTTAAGTTGAAATTAGTCTCTGACAGATCAACAGACGGCAGGATCTACAACCATCCAACTGTTTCAGAGGTCGCCGCACTTATCGTTGGTGATGTTGATACAGGTTATAAAAGAGACATTCTTCTTGAGAGACAGAGTGGACAACTGAAAAGAATAAGTGAGTTTCATCCAAGTTATTTGTCATACCAGTATCCACTGTTGTTTCCTTACGGTGAAGATGGATTTAGAGTTGGCGTTCTTCTTAGGGAAACTAATTCAAAAAAACCAATGAAGAGGAATAAGCTTACAATTAGAGAATGGCTTGCTTTTAGGATTCAATCTAGGAATAATGAAGCACAAACACTATTACTGTCAAGAAGGTTGTTTCAACAATTCTTGGTTGATGGATTTACGATGATGGAGTCCCAAAGATTAAATTATATAAGAAAACATCAAAAAAGGTTGCGTGTTTCTAAATATGGCAATTTGAATGATGGAGAACAGAATGCCAACACTCAAGGTTCCAACAAAGGTAAAAGAGTCGTTTTACCGTCGACTTATGTTGGAAGTCGAAGGTTCATGGAACAACTTTATTTTGATGGCATGGCTATTTGTAGTCACTTTGGTTTTCCGGATCTTTTTATCACATTTACTTGCAATCCTAACTGGCCTGAAATTCAGAGATTGGTTGCCAAAAATAACTTGAATTCTCAAGATCGTCCGGATATCATTTCTAGAGTCTTCAAGATTAAGTTTGATGAGTTGTTGTGTGATCTAACAAAAAAGCATGTGTTAGGGAGAGTTGTTGCAT ATATATACACAATTGAATTTCAAAAGCGGGGTTTACCACATTCCCATATCCTTCTATTCTTGCATCCCTCCAGCAAGTATCCAACTCCAGATGATATAGACAAGATCATTTCAGCAGAGATACCAACAGAACAAGATGATAAGCCACTATATGATTTGGTAAAGACACATATGATACATGGTCCATGTGGTATAGCAAACAGGTCTTCACCCTGCATGAAAGATGGAAAGTGCTCAAAATACTTTCCCAAAAAGTTTCAGCCCCAAACCATTGTTGATCAAGATGGATATCCTATGTACCGAAGAAGAGAAACCGGTAATACGGTTATGAAAAAACAAGTTCAACTTGATAACATGTATGTAGTTCCTTATAATCCATATTTGTTGAAAAAATATCAAGCACACGTCAATATGGAGTGGTGTAATCAGAGTACTTCTATTAAGTACTTATTCAAGTATATTAACAAAGGTTATGATAGAATTACTGCTGCGGTTGTCCAAACTGAATCTGATGGAACTTCGGTCATAAGAAATGTTGATGAAATCAAGCAATATCTTGATTGTAGATATGTCTCACCAAGTGAAGCGTGTTGGAGGCTTTTTTCATTTCCTATTCATTGTAGGTCACCAGCAGTTGAGAGGTTGTACTTCCATCTTGAGGGAGATAATTCTGTTTACTATACTGATTATGAATTGATTGATGAGGTGCTTGACAAACCAAGTGTGAAAGAATCAATGTTTACGGCGTGGATGGAAGCAAACAAAATATACTTTGAGGCACAAAATTTAACTTACTCTCAATTTCTGACGAAGTTTGTATATGATAGAAGATATAGACGGTGGAGACCACGAAAAAGGGGTCATACTATTGGCCGCCTAATTTGGGTTCCTCCAAGTACCGGTGAGTTGTATTATTTGAGAATGATGCTGACAGTTGTCAAGGGCCCTACTTGCTATGAAGATATAAAATTCGTTGATGGAAAGGTTCAAGATAGCTTTAGGGATGCATGCTTCCATATGGGATTTCTTAACGATGACAGTGAATATGTTGCAGCGATAAATGAAGTAAAAGATTGGGGTTCTGGACATTTTTTGAGAAAGTTATTTGTTACGATGTTGCTATCCGGTACAGTGAATAGGCCACGTCATGTTTGGGAACAAACCTGGAGGACTTTATCTGACGGTATTTTATATCAACAGAGACAGAATACTAATAGAAGAG AACTGCAACTATCAGACACTGAGTTAAAGAATTTGACACTCATTGAGATTGAAAATATGATGCAATCAAATAGAAGAAGTTTACATGAATTTACATGTATGCCATATCCGGATAGCTATGTCACAAAGCATGTTGGCAACCGGCTGATTTACGACGAACTTGATTACAATGCTGAGAAAGAGCAAAAGAATTTCGAAGAGCTTTTTCATGCACTTACAG ATGAACAACTTGCAATATATCATACCATCATGGATGTTGTCAACAAAAAAAGAGGAGGTGTTTTTTTTTTACATGGTTACGGAGGAACCGGCAAAACTTTCATGTGGAGAACACTATCAAGTGCCCTTCGTTCACAGGAAAAAATTGTTCTTATTGTTGCTTCAAGTGGGATAGCATCATTATTATTGCCAGGTGGAAGAACCGCACATTCAAAGTTCAAAATACCCGTGCCAACACTTGACAACTCAACTTGCAATATCGACAAAGACACTGATCATTCACAACTACTTGAAGCCACCGATGTCATAATATGGGATGAAGCACCTATGTCTTATAGGCACTGCTTTGAGGCATTGGATAAAACCCTAAAAGATGTCATGAGCAAAAAGGGTTTCCAAAATGCAATTTTTGGTGGAAAGGTTGTTGTTTTCGGAGGAGATTTCCGACAGATTCTTCCAGTTGTTCCTAGAGCAAGTCGTTCTGATATTGTCCATGCATCTATTAGCTCATCCTATGTTTGGGAATATTGTCAGGTTCTAAAGCTCACAAAGAATATGAGACTTCGACATGGAAGGGATAATACAAGTTCTGATGAACTAGCAAAATTCTCAAAATGGATATTGCAAGTTGGTGATGGTAAGATTTCTGAACCAAATGATGGATTGGTTGATATAGAAATTCCAAAAGAATTATTAATTTCAAATTTTGAAGATCCAATAAGGGCTATCGTTGATTACACATATCCGAATTTGTTGGAAAAATTTCAAGATGTTACGTTCTTACAAGGAAAAGCCATTCTTGCCTCAACCATTGAAGTTGTGGATAGAATCAATCATTACATATTGGATCTGATACTAG GGGAAGAGAAAGAGTATTTGAGTTTCAATTCAATTGATAGAACAAACACAACTTATAATGAATCTTATGAAGTTTTAACTCCTGAATTTCTTAGTAAATTAAGAACATCAGGAATTCCAAATCATAAGATCAAATTGAAGGTCGGTACACCTATTATGCTAATGAGAAATTTGGACCAGGTTGATGGACTGTGCAATGGAACAAGATTAATTGTTACAAGGTTAGCAAATCATGTCATAGAGGCAAAGATCATGTCTGGAAAGAACATAGGTAACATTTTTTACATTCCAAGAATGTATATGTCACCGTCTGATTCACCTTGGCCATTTAAGTTGATTCGGAGACAATTTCCAATAATTTTCTCCTATGCAATGACAATTAATAAATCCCAAGGTCAATCACTTGATAGTGTTGGATTGTACTTGCCTACTCCAGTATTTAGTCATGGTCAGTTGTATGTTGCTATTTCACGAGTTAAGAGCAAAAGTGGGCTAAAAATCCTAATCCATGACAAGGACAATTCACCGTGTTCGACTACTACAAATGTTGTGTACAAGGAGGTCTTCGAAGCACTTGGTTAA
- the LOC127093079 gene encoding uncharacterized protein LOC127093079 yields the protein MARPIESVMDINDSKDLWKIVVRCRHLWTVRSSSNKEHLELILVDSKLDMIQAIVPSHLVSKYVGDLAVGASYIMQNFKVSNNDFSFKSTTHGYKLVFCGSTYVKKTELPEIPIDYFNILGLASIADGKFQPNVLVDVVGGVTGILQTQINSDNNKSKFVFMITDMSKIVVQCTLWGNFALQFYEYYKNHGEDVNIVVLLQNTRIKAAQGGFPLNVSNAWSGTKLIINDISNVEIKKLKRIA from the exons ATGGCGCGACCGATTGAATCCGTGATGGACATTAACGATTCTAAAGATTTGTGGAAGATTGTTGTTCGTTGTAGACATCTCTGGACTGTGAGAAGTTCGTCAAACAAAGAACACCTTGAACTAATTTTGGTTGATTCTAAG CTGGATATGATACAAGCAATTGTACCATCCCATCTGGTGTCGAAATATGTGGGCGATCTTGCCGTAGGAGCTTCATATATCATGCAGAACTTTAAAGTCTCAAACAATGATTTCTCCTTTAAGTCTACTACTCATGGATACAAGTTGGTATTTTGTGGTTCAACTTATGTTAAGAAAACGGAGCTCCCGGAGATTCCTATAGATTATTTCAACATTCTTGGTTTGGCGTCCATTGCTGATGGAAAATTCCAGCCTAATGTATTGGTTG ACGTAGTTGGAGGAGTTACTGGAATTCTGCAGACTCAGATAAACTCAGATAACAACAAAAGCAAGTTTGTGTTTATGATCACTGACATGAG CAAAATTGTCGTGCAGTGTACACTATGGGGTAATTTTGCATTGCAATTTTATGAATACTACAAGAACCATGGGGAAGATGTGAACATTGTTGTTCTATTACAAAACACAAGGATAAAGGCTGCGCAAG GAGGTTTTCCCTTAAATGTATCCAATGCTTGGAGTGGCACAAAGCTGATCATTAATGATATTAGTAATGTTGAAATTAAGAAGCTGAAAAGGATAG CCTAA
- the LOC127118189 gene encoding uncharacterized protein LOC127118189: MLHRSFKPAKCKTALKLAVSRIKLLRNKREAQVKQLKRELAKLLENGQDQTARIRVEHVVREEKTMAAYELVEIYCELMAARLPMIESQKNCPIDLKEAISSVIFATPRCSDIPELADVKKHMASKYGKEFVSAAVELRPDCGVNRLLVEKLSAKAPDGPTKIKILTAIAEEHNIKWESKSFGDNDTKASQDLLVGPSIPEKSPYVEPFQVHVPPPVHDKKGPPNSGGPSQLTPMHDAYTNSYEQSVNAAARKSSGNNSTTSDMPNIDIKSSGDGSQKMDFRDSYSENRSSFPTGRQNWNMEFKDAASAAQAAAESADRATMAAKAAAEFSNRENINRQYSSGLHSSPRRGSRGEAPTAYDFHDDKHLSSGSVNSTMRKNSSVMRNEQDNLVGMGNEDYRNSNQNVVKHAQTASTIGGVVGDDKPFTHGSQIADTYHHNNSFKQESNDLHATSIKKQASRANEDFGTEHHSDDDTYTENNYDFVHAKTDTQSGQSSSSHLFIPSDDHNDNLNSDDWTIGNKAAQDLFSTEVNTQTNTPKLSSFNDTSVVFDDSESDNDDYKFDADKKYNGSGSGLFFSSPSSKYQVDPLENTNSWSHGQNTSVKETSSGTQSLFSEKLMMSEVSFENEDPLPATFDDSDDPGSDIETDLVKSKVSRTFDEENSVLDQIANHGTLGSSLEKVKNLDTDRNPWSPPSSVGSDYVEEHSLKKVHVTNMSGKSYGYDDSPTSELSSTGRNSTLGLGSKEEICTLQPPNNVDDTETSENSHIENGTELNYGTLKGGFRNKGFTRLPYNKKTSDDVSASLGDISIQNRRLPTVRTSTSFDAPVQDKYTTENRGSRNAGSKAHNRSSDSDSYDLVTDSQEVTSTPTPRIQNEQSEATKKSGSRTPIPYFDSDDSESEAERHKQNAANVARPVSRVSRRTSASPKTGTGLSSNHAPLSEAPVTPGSRLGWKSSRVSDESSESRGGSKPGLADSEASKPISQPNRSLKEEVVNSSSKVQPSLPNTDVQDSDTPSKQKVDHVHPKLPDYDSFAAHFMSLKKGRP, from the exons ATGTTGCACAGAAGCTTCAAGCCTGCCAAGTG CAAAACGGCATTGAAGCTCGCTGTTTCGAGGATTAAGCTGTTGAGGAATAAGAGAGAAGCGCAAGTGAAGCAACTCAAGAGAGAATTGGCTAAATTGCTTGAGAATGGTCAAGATCAGACTGCTAGAATTAGG GTTGAACATGTTGTCAGGGAGGAGAAGACAATGGCAGCATATGAGCTTGTTGAGATATACTGTGAACTTATGGCAGCTCGTTTGCCTATGATTGAATCACAAAA AAATTGCCCCATTGATTTGAAGGAAGCAATTTCTAGTGTAATATTTGCAACTCCAAGATGTTCAGACATACCTGAGCTCGCTGATGTGAAGAAGCATATGGCATCAAAGTATGGAAAAGAATTTGTCTCTGCAGCTGTTGAATTACGCCCTGATTGTGGTGTAAATCGCTTG TTGGTTGAGAAATTGTCTGCTAAAGCCCCTGATGGTCCAACCAAGATAAAAATACTGACTGCAATAGCTGAGGAGCATAATATCAAATGGGAGTCCAAGTCATTTGGAGACAATGATACAAAGGCCTCTCAAGACTTACTG GTTGGGCCAAGTATTCCTGAGAAGTCTCCTTATGTGGAACCTTTTCAAGTCCATGTTCCACCACCTGTTCATGATAAAAAGGGTCCTCCGAATTCTGGTGGTCCTTCGCAACTTACACCAATGCATGATGCATATACAAATTCATATGAGCAGAGTGTAAATGCTGCTGCTAGAAAGTCTAGTGGCAATAACTCCACAACATCAGACATGCCTAACATAGATATCAAATCTTCAG GGGATGGAAGTCAAAAAATGGATTTTAGAGATTCGTATTCTGAAAACAGGAGTTCCTTTCCTACTGGGAGACAGAATTGGAACATGGAATTCAAGGATGCTGCCTCTGCTGCACAGGCTGCTGCAGAATCTGCTGATCGTGCAACCATGGCTGCAAAAGCAGCTGCAGAATTTTCAAATCGTGAAAATATAAATAGGCAGTATTCAAGTGGATTACATAGCTCTCCTCGCAGGGGGTCAAGAGGTGAAGCACCTACAGCCTATGATTTTCATGATGACAAACATCTTTCTTCCGGTTCTGTTAATAGTACCATGCGTAAAAACAGTTCTGTGATGCGCAACGAACAAGATAATCTGGTTGGAATGGGCAATGAAGATTACAGGAATAGTAATCAGAATGTGGTGAAACATGCCCAGACAGCTTCAACTATAGGTGGTGTTGTTGGTGATGATAAACCATTTACCCATGGTTCTCAAATAGCTGATACATATCACCATAATAACTCATTTAAGCAAGAGAGTAATGACTTACATGCGACAAGTATAAAAAAGCAAGCAAGTAGAGCTAATGAAGATTTTGGGACTGAACATCATTCTGATGATGATACGTATACTGAAAACAACTACGACTTTGTACATGCAAAGACAGATACACAATCTGGACAGTCTTCCTCTTCTCATCTCTTTATTCCAAGTGATGATCACAATGATAATTTGAACTCAGATGACTGGACGATAGGGAACAAGGCCGCACAAGACCTTTTTAGTACTGAAGTAAACACACAGACAAACACCCCAAAACTAAGTTCTTTTAATGATACTTCTGTTGTATTTGATGATTCGGAATCTGACAACGATGATTATAAATTTGATGCTGATAAAAAATACAATGGCAGTGGATCTGGGTTGTTCTTCTCATCTCCTAGTAGCAAATACCAAGTTGATCCATTAGAAAATACAAATTCTTGGAGCCATGGTCAAAACACTAGTGTAAAAGAGACAAGTTCTGGTACGCAATCACTTTTTTCTGAAAAATTGATGATGTCTGAAGTTTCTTTTGAAAATGAAGACCCTTTGCCTGCCACTTTTGATGATTCAGATGACCCAGGTTCAGATATTGAGACAGATCTAGTTAAGTCTAAAGTTTCTAGGACCTTCGATGAAGAAAATTCTGTCCTTGATCAGATTGCAAACCATGGGACTCTAGGATCCTCATTGGAAAAGGTTAAGAATCTCGATACTGACAGAAATCCCTGGTCACCACCATCTTCAGTTGGTTCAGATTATGTGGAAGAGCATTCATTGAAAAAGGTACATGTCACTAATATGTCCGGAAAAAGTTATGGTTATGATGACTCGCCAACTAGTGAGCTATCTTCAACCGGAAGAAACTCTACACTGGGTTTGGGTTCCAAGGAGGAAATCTGTACACTGCAGCCACCTAATAATGTTGATGATACTGAAACTTCGGAGAATTCTCATATAGAAAATGGTACAGAATTAAACTATGGAACATTGAAGGGTGGTTTTCGCAATAAAGGGTTTACTCGGCTACCGTATAATAAGAAGACATCAGATGATGTTTCAGCTTCACTCGGAGACATTTCAATCCAGAATAGAAGATTGCCTACAGTAAGGACTTCAACCAGTTTTGATGCTCCTGTTCAAGACAAATATACAACCGAAAACAGAGGAAGTAGAAATGCGGGCTCAAAAGCACACAACAGATCTTCTGATTCTGATAGTTATGATCTGGTTACAGACTCACAAGAGGTGACCAGTACTCCTACACCTCGCATTCAGAATGAGCAAAGTGAAGCAACAAAGAAATCAGGCTCACGAACCCCAATTCCCTACTTCGATTCCGATGATAGTGAATCTGAGGCTGAACGTCATAAACAGAATGCAGCTAATGTTGCTCGTCCTGTTAGTAGAGTATCTCGAAGAACATCAGCCTCTCCAAAAACTGGTACAGGTTTAAGTTCTAACCATGCTCCTTTATCTGAGGCTCCTGTGACTCCTGGTTCAAGGCTTGGATGGAAATCTTCAAGGGTTTCTGATGAGAGCTCTGAAAGTCGGGGAGGATCTAAGCCTGGATTAGCAGATAGTGAAGCTTCAAAACCAATTTCACAACCAAATAGATCCTTGAAGGAGGAAGTTGTGAATTCATCTTCAAAGGTGCAACCTTCTCTTCCTAATACAGATGTACAAGATAGTGACACTCCATCTAAGCAGAAAGTAGATCACGTTCATCCAAAGTTACCTGATTATGACTCCTTTGCTGCTCATTTCATGTCTCTTAAGAAAGGCCGTCCTTGA